One part of the Nymphaea colorata isolate Beijing-Zhang1983 chromosome 8, ASM883128v2, whole genome shotgun sequence genome encodes these proteins:
- the LOC116259057 gene encoding 6-phosphogluconate dehydrogenase, decarboxylating 1-like has product MASETLSRIGLAGLAVMGQNLALNIAEKGFPISVYNRTTSKVDETVERAKKEGNLPLRGFHDPKSFVLSIQKPRVIIMLVKAGAPVDQTIKTLSVHLEKGDCIIDGGNEWYENTERREKAMNDLGLLYLGMGVSGGEEGARHGPSLMPGGSFEAYKNIEDILLKVAAQVPDSGPCVTYIGKGGSGNFVKMVHNGIEYGDMQLIAEAYDVLKTVGKLSNEELHQVFAEWNKGELLSFLIEITADIFSIKDDKGQGHLVDKVLDKTGMKGTGKWTVQQAAELSVAAPTIASSLDSRFLSGLKDERVNAAKIFRDGGLADVLCDQVVDKKQLIDDVRQALYASKICSYAQGMNLIRAKSIEKGWDLKLGELARIWKGGCIIRAIFLDRIKKAYDRNPDLASLLIDPEFAKEIVDRQSAWRRVVSLAINSGISTPGMCASLAYFDSYRRESLPANLVQAQRDYFGAHTYERIDVEGSFHTEWFKLAKLKI; this is encoded by the coding sequence ATGGCTTCTGAGACCCTTTCAAGAATTGGCCTTGCAGGCCTCGCTGTTATGGGCCAGAACCTTGCCCTCAACATCGCCGAGAAAGGATTTCCCATCTCTGTATACAACAGAACTACCTCCAAGGTCGACGAGACCGTTGAGAGGgccaaaaaggaaggaaaccTTCCCCTGAGAGGCTTCCATGACCCCAAATCCTTTGTTCTCTCCATCCAGAAACCCAGAGTCATCATCATGCTTGTTAAGGCCGGCGCTCCGGTAGATCAGACCATCAAAACCCTTTCTGTTCACCTGGAGAAAGGCGACTGCATTATTGATGGTGGCAATGAATGGTATGAGAACACTGAGAGAAGGGAGAAAGCCATGAATGACTTGGGCCTCCTGTATCTTGGTATGGGTGTCTCAGGGGGAGAAGAGGGCGCACGCCACGGCCCGTCTCTCATGCCTGGAGGTTCCTTTGAGGCTTACAAGAACATTGAGGATATCCTCCTAAAGGTTGCCGCTCAGGTCCCTGACAGTGGACCGTGCGTGACCTATATTGGCAAAGGTGGATCCGGCAACTTCGTTAAGATGGTCCACAATGGCATTGAGTATGGTGACATGCAGCTGATTGCCGAGGCATATGATGTTCTAAAAACAGTTGGCAAGCTCTCTAATGAAGAATTGCACCAGGTTTTTGCCGAGTGGAACAAAGGGGAGCTTCTAAGTTTCTTGATTGAGATCACTGCTGATATTTTCAGCATCAAGGATGACAAGGGGCAAGGTCATTTGGTAGATAAGGTGTTAGATAAGACTGGAATGAAGGGCACTGGAAAATGGACAGTTCAGCAGGCTGCTGAATTGTCTGTTGCAGCACCCACCATTGCTTCTTCTTTAGATTCCAGGTTTTTGAGTGGGTTGAAGGATGAAAGGGTAAATGCGGCAAAGATTTTCAGGGATGGTGGTCTTGCTGATGTTTTGTGCGATCAGGTTGTGGACAAGAAACAGCTGATCGATGATGTGAGACAGGCTCTTTATGCTTCAAAGATTTGCAGTTATGCCCAAGGAATGAATCTGATTCGTGCAAAGAGCATTGAGAAGGGTTGGGATCTTAAATTAGGCGAGCTTGCTAGAATTTGGAAGGGTGGTTGCATTATTCGTGCCATATTTTTGGACCGCATCAAGAAGGCATATGACAGGAACCCAGACCTTGCAAGTCTTCTTATCGATCCCGAGTTTGCAAAGGAAATTGTAGACCGGCAGTCTGCTTGGCGCCGTGTTGTCTCTCTTGCAATCAACTCAGGTATCAGCACCCCGGGCATGTGTGCAAGTTTGGCTTATTTTGATTCTTACAGGAGGGAAAGCCTACCTGCAAATCTTGTTCAGGCCCAGCGAGACTATTTTGGTGCTCATACATATGAGAGGATCGATGTTGAAGGTTCATTTCACACGGAGTGGTTCAAATTGGCAAAGCTAAAGATATGA